In the Gracilimonas sp. genome, TCAACCCAGAAAAGAAACTTAGCAATCAACAAAAACACAGCGGATCGTCATGGAAGAACATGAAAACATCATGGTAGGTCTCGATATCGGGACTACTAAAATTTGCGCAATCGTAGCTTCAATCGATGAACAGGAACGAATTCATATTCTTGGGGTAGGCAAAGCTCAAAGCGATGGCCTGAACCGGGGAGTGGTGGTAAACATCGACAAAACCGTAAATGCTATCAAAGATGCCATTGCCCAGGCTGAACTGGCTTCCGGTATCCAGGTAAATTCGGTTAATGTGGGTATTGCCGGCGATCATATCCGCAGCATGCGAAGCAAAGGTGTGATCACCATCAACAACAAAGACAATGAAATTACAGCTAAAGATGTGGAGCGTCTTCTTGAAGACTGCCAGCGCATCATGCTTCCGACTGACCAGCAGATTCTGCACGTGATTCCACAAGAATTTGTGGTGGACGGACAAGATGGAATCAGTGATCCGGTGGGAATGAGCGGCATGCGTATGGAAGCCGAAGTTCACATCATAACCGGACTGGTATCAGCGGCCAAAAATATCTATCGCTGTGTGGAACGCGCCGGATACCAGGTTGCCGACATCATTTTAGAACCGCTGGCTTCCTCTTACTCCGTATTGGATGAAGAGGAAAAAGAAGCCGGTGTGGTACTGGTGGATATCGGAGGTGGAACAACTGACGTAGCCATCTTCCAGGATAACACGATCCGCCACACGGCGGTAATTGCCATCGCCGGACAAAAAGTAACCGACGACATTCGTCTCGGGCTCAGCGTGCTTGACGATCAGGCCGAAACCCTGAAACGCAAGCACGGCGAAAGTTATGCTGATCTGATCGAAGAGGATGAAGTCATAACGGTACCCGGCATTGCGGGACGACCTCCCAAAGAAATTACCAAGAGTATTCTCGCTAAGATTGTTCAGGCTCGGATGGAAGAAATTCTGGAGATCGTGGGAATTGAAATCAAACGCAGCGGATATGCTGACTCCATGAGTGCCGGCGTCGTTATTACCGGCGGCGGATCGCTTGTGAAGAATGTATGTCCCCTTGCAAACGAAATATTAGGACTGGATGCCAAAGTGGGAATTCCATTAGGCATCACAGGTGGACTGAAAGAAGAAGTGAACAGCCCGATTTACGCTACCGGTGTAGGTCTGGTGATGCATGCCCTTCGTTCAGGAACCGCGAACAACCAAACGATGATGCCATCATCATCAAAAGGAACCAATGTTGAGCAGGTGATGCAAAAAATCACTGAGCGCATGAAAAGTTGGTTCAAAGAGCTTTAGAAGTAAAATCAGCAATCAAAAACGCTATGGAAACAGAAGTAAATAAAGATTGTCATTGCGAGGAGCCAACTATGTACAAAATTTGGCTCGAAATCCTTGCGACGACGCAATCTTCCTTTAAAAAATTCCCCAGTGGATCAGGAAGATTGCTTCGGCATTCGCAAGGCTCATTTCTCGCAATGACGACTCGTTTCCTGCAGCAATCATCTACAACAATAACAATCCAGTAAAATACAACAACTCAAATAGGAGTTAACAATGGCTAACAATTCACGTTTCTTTTTTGACGAACAGAGCCAGGAAAACGCCAAGATCAAAGTGATCGGCGTAGGCGGCGGTGGCGGTAACGCCATAAACAATATGATAAACATGGGCCTTGAAAGTGTGGAGTATATTGCTCTGAACACCGATGCACAGGCCTTAAAAAACAGCATGGCAGACATCAAGGTTCAGGTGGGTTCAGCCCTTACCAATGGCCTTGGAGCCGGAGCACGTCCCGAAATAGGTCGTGAAGCGGTAGAAGAAAATCGCCATGAAATTGAAGAATCTATCGAAAATGCCGATATGGTATTTGTGACGGCCGGAATGGGCGGTGGAACCGGAACCGGGGGAGCTCCCGTGGTTGCAGGCATCGCCAAGCGCCGTGGCATCCTTACCGTCGGTATTGTAACCACCCCCTTTGAATGTGAGGGTAAAGTTCGGAAGAAATATGCCCTGGAAGGCATCACCGAACTGAAGAAAAATTGTGATACGGTAATAGTGATTCCGAATGAGCGACTCCTTGACATTGCTGATGAAAACACATCCCTTATGGATGCTTTT is a window encoding:
- the ftsA gene encoding cell division protein FtsA, producing MEEHENIMVGLDIGTTKICAIVASIDEQERIHILGVGKAQSDGLNRGVVVNIDKTVNAIKDAIAQAELASGIQVNSVNVGIAGDHIRSMRSKGVITINNKDNEITAKDVERLLEDCQRIMLPTDQQILHVIPQEFVVDGQDGISDPVGMSGMRMEAEVHIITGLVSAAKNIYRCVERAGYQVADIILEPLASSYSVLDEEEKEAGVVLVDIGGGTTDVAIFQDNTIRHTAVIAIAGQKVTDDIRLGLSVLDDQAETLKRKHGESYADLIEEDEVITVPGIAGRPPKEITKSILAKIVQARMEEILEIVGIEIKRSGYADSMSAGVVITGGGSLVKNVCPLANEILGLDAKVGIPLGITGGLKEEVNSPIYATGVGLVMHALRSGTANNQTMMPSSSKGTNVEQVMQKITERMKSWFKEL